The nucleotide window AACAAGCTGTTATCTGCACCTGGACTCCTGGTTTTCTTTCATACCAAGAGGTATGGTCTGATATCCGAAAACATGGAGGCTCATATGGACAACTGGCTTGTTGCAACGATTCTGGCGCTTTTGATCTATGGATTATGGGGCTTTTTCCCGAAACTCGCGGTCACCTACATAAGTCCGCAAAGTGCCCTGGTGTATGAAGTCCTTGGCGCGATGCTCGTAGGCATCCTGGCCCTGGGTCTTGTCAAGTTCCGGCCTGACATTCACCCCAAAGGAATACTCTTCGCAGTGCTCACCGGGATCGCCGGCATGGCCGGCACCTTGTTTTTTTTCATTGCGGTGCAGAAAGGCAAAGTCTCGGTGGTGGTGAGCATGACTGCCCTCTACCCTTTGATTACAATTCTGCTGGCAGTATTGATCCTTCACGAACCCCTGACCGCAAAACAGATAACCGGAATGGCCTTTGCCCTGTCTGCGATTTATCTCCTGGCTTCATAACCCTATCCTAATCAATAAAGATCCAGGCTTGATTTATCGCCCATGCCGTGCTAAAAATCCTTTTTTGTTAGAATGATATACTTGATTGCCAACAACTTCCGCGGAAAGGAAAACATCCCCATGCTCGAACTTCGCTATATCAGAGAAAATCTTGAGTTTGTCAAAGAAAAAACCGCCCATCGCGGCCTTGACACAACGCATATCGACACCTTTGCCGCGATAGATGCCAAGCGCCGCGAACTGCTCACCGAAAGCGATACCTTGCGGAACCAGCGAAAAACCGCCTCCCAGGAAATCGGTCAACTCAAAAAACAGGGTGCTAGTGCCGATGCACTGATGGAAGAAGTTCGCGGCATCGGCGACCGCATCAAAGACATTGAAACCCAGCTTGCCGGATTTGAAGAACAGGTCACTGAGATCGTCATGAACATCCCGAATATCTGCCACGATTCCGTGCCTGCCGGAAACGACGATTCAGATAATATCGAGGTCAAAAAATGGGGCACGATCCGCCAATTTTCCTTTGAACCAAAAGCCCATTATGAAATCGGCGAAATGAACGGCACCCTGGATTTTGAACGAGCTGTAAAACTGTCCGGCGCCCGTTTTGCGCTGCTCAAGGGTTTTGCGTCAAAGCTCGAGCGGGCGCTCACCAATTTCATGCTTGATCTCC belongs to Pseudomonadota bacterium and includes:
- a CDS encoding EamA family transporter, with product MDNWLVATILALLIYGLWGFFPKLAVTYISPQSALVYEVLGAMLVGILALGLVKFRPDIHPKGILFAVLTGIAGMAGTLFFFIAVQKGKVSVVVSMTALYPLITILLAVLILHEPLTAKQITGMAFALSAIYLLAS